A portion of the Acidobacteriota bacterium genome contains these proteins:
- a CDS encoding TOBE domain-containing protein: MNLSARNVLKGTVQEIHAGAVNMEVVLRLADGVEVVAIITKTACDRPGLTVGKPACAVIKASNVMVAVD; encoded by the coding sequence ATAAATCTCAGCGCCCGAAACGTCCTCAAGGGTACGGTTCAGGAGATCCACGCCGGCGCGGTGAACATGGAAGTGGTCCTCCGCCTGGCCGACGGAGTCGAGGTGGTTGCGATCATCACCAAGACCGCCTGTGACCGTCCGGGTCTGACGGTAGGGAAACCGGCCTGCGCGGTGATCAAGGCATCCAACGTCATGGTCGCCGTCGACTGA
- a CDS encoding formylglycine-generating enzyme family protein yields the protein MGSESAEASEYEQPVHEVRVECFRLGVTPVTQGQWQTVMGDNPAHFRRGSDHPVECMDLIDINIFLDKLRARTQRAYRLPTEREWEYACRAGTTGDRYGDLDAIAWHDGNSGGTTQPVGRKQPNAFGLYDMLGNVYEWCADWFWQYPAIEPFNPWGRYDNDPEYAKVIRGGCFRAGAWAARAPWRYWQDPAERSMDVGFRLALDR from the coding sequence ATGGGCTCCGAGTCGGCGGAGGCGTCGGAGTACGAACAGCCCGTCCACGAAGTCCGGGTCGAGTGTTTCCGGCTGGGCGTCACGCCGGTGACCCAGGGTCAGTGGCAAACGGTGATGGGCGACAATCCCGCCCACTTCCGCCGGGGATCCGACCATCCGGTGGAGTGCATGGACCTGATCGACATCAACATTTTCCTCGACAAGCTCCGCGCGCGCACGCAGCGGGCCTACCGTCTCCCCACCGAACGCGAGTGGGAGTATGCCTGCCGGGCCGGCACCACCGGCGACCGCTACGGTGACCTGGACGCCATCGCCTGGCATGACGGCAACTCCGGTGGCACCACGCAGCCGGTGGGACGGAAGCAGCCCAACGCGTTCGGCCTATACGACATGCTGGGTAACGTCTATGAGTGGTGCGCCGACTGGTTCTGGCAGTATCCAGCCATCGAACCGTTCAACCCGTGGGGACGGTACGACAACGATCCGGAGTACGCGAAGGTCATCCGCGGCGGCTGCTTCCGCGCCGGCGCCTGGGCCGCGCGAGCCCCGTGGCGCTACTGGCAGGACCCGGCGGAGCGCTCCATGGACGTCGGCTTCCGCCTGGCACTGGACCGGTGA
- a CDS encoding putative metal-dependent hydrolase, with the protein MSDPDLRYPIGPFTPEDSLSTERRAALIEEIAVQPLRIREAVAGLDALRWGTPYRPGGWTIRQVVHHLADAHLNAFARFKLALTEDNPTIKPYAESRWAETPDAIAAPGELSLNLLDALHRRWAMLMRTMAPADFQRTVYHPERQANLTLDFLLALYAWHGRHHTAHITELRRREDW; encoded by the coding sequence ATGTCCGACCCTGACCTGAGATATCCCATCGGCCCGTTCACGCCGGAGGATTCCCTGTCCACGGAGCGGCGTGCCGCGCTCATCGAAGAGATCGCTGTCCAGCCGCTGCGGATCCGGGAGGCCGTCGCCGGCCTCGATGCGCTGCGTTGGGGCACGCCGTACCGTCCCGGCGGCTGGACGATCCGCCAGGTGGTGCACCATCTGGCCGATGCCCATCTCAACGCCTTCGCCCGGTTCAAGCTGGCCCTGACCGAGGACAATCCCACCATCAAACCGTATGCCGAGAGCCGCTGGGCCGAGACGCCCGACGCCATCGCGGCGCCGGGCGAACTGTCGCTCAACCTGTTGGACGCGCTGCACCGCCGCTGGGCCATGCTGATGCGGACCATGGCGCCGGCGGATTTCCAGCGGACGGTCTATCATCCCGAGCGCCAGGCCAACCTGACGCTGGACTTCCTGCTGGCTCTCTACGCCTGGCACGGCCGGCACCACACCGCCCACATCACCGAGCTGCGCCGGCGGGAAGACTGGTGA
- a CDS encoding tandem-95 repeat protein: MSSATPTHLAALAVALCAAALLLTTPASAQTADLFFSEYIEGSSNNKALEIYNGTGAAVDLAAGQYVVQMYFNGSATAGLTITLSGTVAAGDVWVVAHSSANATILAQADQTNGSGWYNGDDAVVLRKGGTGGTIVDVIGQVGYDPGSEWGSGLTSTADNTLRRMASVCAGDTDGSNAFDPGAEWDGYATDTFDGLGSHTADCRAPKINEFSASTAGVDVEFVEIFAIPNTDYSNLTILEIEGDYFSTATGMVDEVIAVGTTDANGFYLANLIANSLENGTLTLLLVENFTGSAGNDLDTNDDGVFDSTPWTQIVDAVAVHDGGASDLMYGAPVLGVSYDGLPFAPGGASRIPDGADTDTAADWVRNDFDLAGISGYTGTPVFGEAFNTPGAANAAVPRPPVINEFSASTVGTDVEFVEIFGAPNTDYSALTVLEIEGDSGNVGVVDEVIAVGITDANGFYLANLIANSLENGTLTLLLVENFTGSAGNDLDTNDDGAFDTTPWTQVVDAVAVHDGGATDVTYGVPALGVSYDGLPYAPGGASRIPDGTDTDTTADWVRNDFDLAGITGYTGTPVEGEAYNTPGATNRRVQYMVINEIHADPDAAAGDANGDGTVNTTQDEFVEIVNTSLSDKDLSGWTLSDATGVRHVFPAGTTVAAGCAVVVFGGGTPMGLFGGAEVQIASTGALGLNNDGDTVTLTDTTAVEQAVATYGAEGGDNQSLTRDPDITGTTWVKHTVATGSGGTRFSPGTPIAGGTFAGCVIVIPEYTIAQIQGNGLTSPYLYDLVMTRGNIVTALDSNGFFMQTPDGSDDGDADTSEGIFVFTLTAPTGVAVGDNVDVQGVVTEYYDFTEIGTPSLAPLVTVNSSGNSLPATVVLDGATPVGTQPWPAIELERYESMLVEVTGARATSPSDQYGDVTMTSGPNLKFREPGIEYPGLVGLPVYDGNPEVFDLDPNGLLLPELEVFGGATFDAVGPLGYSFGDYQILPVTLTLINPTLPRAVRDRNPGEFTVATQNFYRIYDPVDDPDKDDDVFTAQEYADRLNKASLQVRTVLGAPDILGVQEVENITVLEDLAAKIAADDPTLNYTAVLEEGWDVGSIDVGFLVRDTMTIVNWYQVQPDDTFDYGGTTYILHDRPPLLLEAYYSAGLMDIPVSVLVVHNRSIDDASDRVRVKRWTQAYRISLFVQSYQDTYPDIPLVVLGDFNAFEFTSGYVDPLGQITGSPDPLGAMYPATDEVDPDLTNQIFNLPAEERYTYHFDGDAQALDHILTSAAAAPLVVEMQAGRGNTDVPRDYLNDPNTPLFCSDHDGLVLYLSGASVSDLVWEDLDQNGLQDAGEWGVAGVWVSLYTAADDYVGSVQTDAGGLYRFDGLLPGDYYLIFDAPDGYVLTLADQGADDTVDSDADPTTGSTAIFTLAAGEENKTLDAGLIEVFTITATAGPGGTIDPIGDVVVWIHADQTFTVTADAGNTIRDVLVDDVSQGSSATYTFYDVTADHTIEAVFNRPPVAVDDGYTAFEDNPLSVSAVSGLLANDSDPDGDALIAATVTLPANGTLALQPDGAFVYTPNPGYNGTDSFTYQASDGELVSAPATVTITVKPVNDPPVAANLSLTTVVDMPVGGVLPGADPDGDALVYHIVSEPGLGVLSGFDPNTGAFTYVPNPFVTGVDTFTFTVSDGEFTSAPATVTVTILPLLFQTFAAHVVANDEWFTTLWVTNAGDTPTPVFAHAFGADGHLLEAVALGDLSPQATLTVNAGDIFGEAAMAGDAWVRIGTQAPALGMLAFGTADFQTYSAMPMFDWAAYELVFPYVYISDIWFTGVTLINVGPAGADVVLEAVSESGEILDQADVAIPSRGKYVRMVDQIFTVDDPNAIRFIRVTATSPLIGFELFGTSLGQGVAGLPAFAEEAVDVSGKVRPAAADGPAEGLGAMSVPPGFWGWGLSGDSIQLDWDPNPPGEGVLYYNVYDKNDIYTTLLGSTEETRFTVTGLQPETCYLYQVRAVNAEGVESLDTKWLVVCTLAEGQTDYAYRIFYNEVPDPAAYMTGMTVSNLGDAPATVQITLHDAAGAALWQEAWDVQSLEQITRELPAMVGGGVPPGTAYLKAGADSPILGFELFHNLLDKADTFRVDCVAGTDRGSLQAAFPMVRGGADWTTSLRITDLAGTDQELTVEAFAASGALVGYWTTPLAAHGQLETTLETMFPGHGAAVVSLRMTATGRINATLVTVSSDLTRMAAMSGLPVN; the protein is encoded by the coding sequence ATGAGCAGCGCCACGCCGACGCATCTCGCGGCGCTGGCCGTCGCGCTGTGCGCGGCCGCGCTGCTGCTGACCACTCCGGCCAGCGCCCAGACCGCCGACCTGTTCTTCTCCGAGTATATCGAGGGGAGCAGCAACAACAAGGCGCTGGAGATCTACAACGGCACCGGCGCCGCGGTGGACCTGGCGGCCGGCCAGTACGTCGTCCAGATGTACTTCAACGGGAGTGCCACCGCCGGCCTGACCATCACCCTGAGCGGCACCGTGGCCGCCGGCGACGTGTGGGTCGTGGCCCACTCTTCGGCCAATGCGACCATTTTGGCCCAAGCCGACCAGACGAACGGCTCCGGCTGGTACAACGGCGACGACGCCGTGGTCCTGCGCAAAGGCGGCACCGGCGGCACCATCGTCGACGTGATCGGCCAGGTCGGATACGACCCGGGCTCCGAATGGGGTTCCGGACTCACCTCCACCGCCGACAACACCTTGCGCCGCATGGCCTCGGTGTGCGCCGGCGACACGGACGGCTCCAACGCCTTCGACCCCGGTGCGGAGTGGGACGGCTATGCCACCGACACTTTCGACGGCCTGGGCAGCCACACCGCCGACTGCCGCGCGCCGAAAATCAATGAGTTTTCAGCCAGCACTGCCGGCGTGGATGTGGAGTTCGTCGAGATCTTCGCCATCCCCAATACCGACTACTCAAACCTGACCATCCTCGAGATCGAAGGCGATTATTTCAGCACCGCAACCGGTATGGTGGACGAAGTGATTGCCGTGGGCACCACCGACGCCAACGGTTTCTATCTCGCCAACCTTATTGCCAATTCGCTGGAGAACGGCACGCTCACGCTGCTGCTGGTGGAAAATTTTACCGGCAGCGCCGGAAACGATCTGGACACGAACGACGACGGCGTATTCGACAGCACGCCCTGGACCCAGATCGTGGACGCGGTGGCCGTCCATGACGGCGGCGCTTCGGACCTGATGTACGGCGCGCCGGTTCTGGGCGTGTCATATGACGGGCTGCCCTTCGCCCCGGGCGGCGCGTCGCGCATTCCCGACGGCGCCGACACCGACACCGCCGCCGACTGGGTGCGCAACGACTTCGACTTGGCCGGCATCTCCGGCTATACCGGCACGCCGGTGTTCGGCGAGGCGTTCAACACGCCCGGCGCCGCCAACGCCGCCGTGCCGCGCCCCCCGGTGATCAACGAATTTTCGGCCAGCACTGTCGGCACGGATGTGGAGTTCGTCGAGATCTTCGGCGCACCCAACACCGACTACTCCGCGCTGACCGTCCTGGAGATCGAAGGTGACTCCGGAAACGTGGGCGTGGTGGACGAAGTGATCGCCGTGGGCATCACCGACGCCAACGGCTTTTATCTCGCCAACCTTATTGCCAATTCGCTGGAGAACGGCACGCTCACGCTGCTGCTGGTGGAAAATTTCACCGGCAGCGCCGGAAACGACCTGGACACGAACGATGACGGTGCCTTCGACACCACGCCCTGGACTCAGGTCGTCGACGCAGTCGCCGTCCACGACGGCGGCGCCACGGACGTGACCTACGGCGTGCCGGCTTTGGGTGTGTCGTATGATGGTCTGCCCTACGCCCCCGGCGGCGCCTCGCGCATTCCCGACGGCACTGACACGGATACCACCGCCGACTGGGTGCGCAATGACTTTGACCTGGCCGGCATCACCGGTTACACCGGCACGCCGGTCGAGGGCGAAGCCTACAACACCCCCGGCGCCACCAACCGTCGGGTGCAGTACATGGTGATCAACGAGATCCACGCCGACCCGGACGCCGCCGCCGGCGACGCCAACGGGGACGGTACGGTGAACACCACCCAGGACGAGTTCGTGGAGATCGTCAATACGTCCCTGTCCGACAAAGACCTCTCCGGCTGGACCCTCTCTGACGCCACCGGTGTCCGACACGTCTTCCCCGCCGGGACCACCGTGGCGGCCGGCTGCGCCGTTGTGGTGTTTGGCGGGGGGACGCCCATGGGCCTGTTCGGCGGCGCCGAGGTGCAGATCGCGTCCACCGGCGCGCTCGGTTTGAACAACGACGGCGACACGGTCACCCTGACCGACACCACGGCGGTGGAACAGGCCGTCGCCACGTACGGCGCCGAAGGCGGCGACAACCAGAGCCTGACCCGGGATCCCGACATCACGGGCACTACGTGGGTGAAGCACACCGTGGCCACCGGCTCCGGCGGGACCCGCTTCTCGCCCGGTACGCCCATCGCCGGCGGCACCTTCGCCGGCTGCGTGATTGTCATCCCCGAGTACACCATCGCCCAGATCCAGGGCAACGGATTGACGTCGCCGTATCTGTACGACCTGGTCATGACCCGCGGCAACATCGTCACCGCGCTGGACAGCAACGGCTTCTTCATGCAAACGCCTGACGGCTCCGACGACGGCGACGCCGACACCTCCGAGGGCATCTTTGTCTTCACCCTCACGGCGCCGACGGGCGTGGCGGTGGGCGACAACGTCGACGTTCAGGGCGTCGTGACGGAATACTACGATTTCACCGAGATCGGCACTCCGTCGCTCGCCCCCCTGGTCACGGTCAATTCCAGCGGCAACAGCCTGCCGGCAACGGTGGTTCTGGACGGCGCCACCCCCGTGGGCACCCAGCCGTGGCCGGCCATCGAGCTGGAGCGCTACGAGAGCATGCTGGTCGAGGTGACCGGCGCCCGCGCCACCAGCCCGTCCGACCAATACGGCGACGTGACCATGACGTCCGGCCCGAACCTGAAGTTCCGGGAACCCGGCATCGAGTATCCCGGCCTCGTCGGGCTGCCGGTGTATGACGGCAATCCGGAAGTATTCGACCTGGATCCCAACGGACTGCTCCTGCCCGAGCTGGAGGTCTTCGGCGGCGCCACCTTCGACGCCGTGGGACCGCTGGGCTACTCGTTCGGCGACTACCAGATCCTGCCCGTCACCCTCACCCTGATCAACCCGACGCTGCCCCGGGCGGTGCGGGATCGCAACCCGGGCGAGTTCACCGTCGCCACCCAGAACTTCTACCGGATCTATGACCCGGTGGATGATCCGGATAAGGACGACGACGTGTTCACCGCGCAGGAATACGCCGACCGCCTGAACAAGGCGTCGCTCCAGGTGCGCACCGTGCTGGGCGCACCCGACATCCTGGGCGTCCAGGAGGTGGAGAACATCACCGTCCTCGAAGACCTGGCCGCCAAGATCGCCGCCGACGACCCGACCCTGAACTACACCGCCGTGCTGGAGGAGGGCTGGGACGTCGGCAGCATCGACGTGGGCTTCCTGGTGCGCGACACCATGACCATCGTCAACTGGTACCAGGTGCAGCCCGACGACACGTTCGATTACGGCGGCACGACCTACATCCTGCACGACCGGCCGCCGCTGCTGCTCGAGGCTTACTACTCGGCCGGCCTGATGGACATACCCGTGAGCGTGCTGGTGGTGCACAACCGGTCCATCGATGACGCCAGCGACCGCGTGCGCGTGAAGCGCTGGACCCAGGCGTACCGCATCTCCCTGTTCGTCCAGAGCTACCAGGACACCTATCCCGACATCCCGCTGGTGGTGTTGGGCGATTTCAACGCCTTCGAGTTCACCAGCGGTTACGTGGATCCCCTGGGGCAGATCACCGGCAGCCCGGATCCGCTGGGCGCCATGTATCCGGCCACCGACGAGGTGGATCCCGACCTGACGAATCAGATCTTCAACCTGCCGGCGGAGGAGCGCTACACGTACCACTTCGACGGCGACGCCCAGGCGCTGGACCACATTCTGACTTCCGCTGCGGCCGCCCCGCTCGTGGTGGAGATGCAGGCCGGCCGCGGCAACACGGATGTCCCGCGGGATTACCTGAATGATCCCAACACGCCGCTGTTCTGCTCCGACCACGACGGCCTGGTGCTGTACCTGAGCGGCGCCTCCGTCAGCGACCTGGTCTGGGAAGACCTGGACCAGAACGGCCTGCAGGACGCCGGCGAGTGGGGCGTCGCGGGCGTCTGGGTCAGCCTCTACACTGCTGCCGATGATTATGTGGGCTCCGTCCAAACCGACGCCGGCGGCCTCTACCGCTTCGACGGCCTGCTCCCCGGCGACTACTACCTGATCTTCGACGCGCCGGACGGCTATGTGCTCACCCTGGCCGACCAGGGCGCCGACGACACCGTTGACAGCGACGCCGACCCAACCACCGGTTCCACCGCCATCTTCACTCTGGCCGCCGGCGAGGAGAACAAGACCCTTGACGCCGGCCTCATAGAGGTTTTCACCATCACCGCCACCGCCGGTCCCGGCGGCACCATCGACCCGATCGGCGACGTGGTCGTCTGGATCCACGCCGACCAGACCTTCACCGTCACCGCCGACGCCGGCAACACCATCCGGGATGTGCTGGTGGATGACGTCTCGCAAGGCTCCAGCGCCACCTACACCTTCTACGACGTCACCGCCGACCACACCATCGAGGCCGTCTTCAACCGGCCGCCGGTGGCTGTGGACGACGGATACACCGCCTTCGAGGACAACCCGCTGAGCGTCTCCGCAGTCAGCGGCCTGCTGGCCAACGACAGCGACCCGGACGGCGATGCCCTGATCGCCGCGACGGTGACTCTGCCGGCCAACGGCACGCTGGCGCTCCAACCCGATGGCGCGTTCGTCTACACGCCCAATCCCGGCTACAACGGCACGGACAGCTTCACCTACCAGGCCTCCGACGGCGAACTCGTTTCGGCGCCGGCGACCGTGACCATCACTGTGAAGCCCGTGAACGACCCGCCCGTCGCCGCCAACCTCTCGCTGACCACCGTCGTGGACATGCCTGTGGGTGGCGTGCTGCCTGGCGCCGACCCGGACGGCGACGCCCTCGTCTATCACATCGTGTCCGAGCCTGGGCTGGGCGTGCTCAGCGGCTTCGATCCCAACACCGGCGCGTTCACGTACGTGCCCAATCCGTTCGTCACCGGTGTGGATACCTTCACCTTCACCGTCTCGGACGGCGAGTTCACGTCCGCGCCGGCCACGGTGACGGTCACGATCCTTCCGCTGCTCTTCCAGACCTTCGCCGCCCATGTGGTGGCCAACGACGAGTGGTTCACCACCCTGTGGGTCACCAATGCCGGCGACACGCCGACGCCCGTCTTCGCGCACGCGTTCGGCGCCGACGGCCATCTGCTGGAAGCGGTGGCTCTGGGCGACCTGTCGCCGCAGGCGACCCTCACCGTGAATGCCGGCGACATCTTCGGCGAAGCGGCCATGGCCGGCGACGCCTGGGTCCGGATCGGGACCCAGGCCCCGGCGCTGGGCATGCTGGCCTTCGGCACCGCCGACTTCCAGACGTACTCCGCCATGCCCATGTTCGACTGGGCCGCGTACGAGCTGGTGTTCCCGTACGTGTACATCTCCGACATCTGGTTTACCGGCGTCACATTGATCAACGTGGGCCCGGCCGGCGCGGATGTCGTCCTCGAGGCCGTGTCCGAGAGCGGCGAGATCCTCGACCAGGCCGACGTCGCCATTCCGTCCCGCGGCAAGTACGTCCGGATGGTGGACCAGATTTTCACCGTCGACGATCCGAACGCGATCCGGTTCATCCGGGTGACCGCCACGTCGCCGCTGATCGGCTTCGAGCTGTTCGGCACCTCGCTGGGTCAGGGTGTCGCCGGGCTGCCGGCGTTTGCCGAGGAGGCTGTCGATGTGTCCGGCAAGGTCAGACCGGCCGCCGCTGACGGTCCGGCCGAGGGGCTCGGCGCGATGTCCGTCCCGCCGGGATTCTGGGGCTGGGGCCTGTCCGGCGACTCCATCCAGCTGGATTGGGACCCGAATCCCCCCGGCGAAGGCGTGCTGTATTACAACGTTTACGACAAGAACGACATCTACACCACCCTGCTCGGCAGCACCGAGGAGACCCGCTTCACCGTCACCGGCCTGCAGCCCGAAACATGCTACCTCTACCAGGTACGGGCGGTGAACGCCGAGGGCGTGGAGTCGCTTGACACCAAGTGGCTCGTCGTCTGCACGCTGGCCGAGGGCCAGACCGATTACGCCTACCGCATCTTCTACAACGAAGTGCCCGACCCTGCCGCCTACATGACCGGCATGACTGTCTCCAACCTCGGCGACGCTCCGGCGACGGTGCAGATCACCCTCCACGACGCCGCCGGCGCGGCGCTGTGGCAGGAGGCGTGGGACGTGCAGAGCCTCGAGCAGATCACCCGGGAGCTGCCGGCCATGGTGGGCGGCGGCGTGCCCCCGGGCACCGCGTACCTGAAGGCGGGCGCCGACTCGCCCATCCTCGGCTTCGAGCTGTTCCACAATCTGCTGGACAAGGCCGACACCTTCCGCGTGGACTGCGTCGCGGGCACCGACCGCGGCAGCCTGCAGGCGGCCTTCCCCATGGTGCGTGGCGGCGCGGATTGGACCACGTCGCTGCGGATCACCGATCTGGCCGGTACGGACCAGGAGCTCACCGTCGAGGCCTTCGCCGCCAGCGGCGCCCTGGTGGGGTACTGGACCACACCGCTGGCCGCGCACGGTCAGCTCGAGACGACGCTCGAAACCATGTTCCCCGGCCACGGCGCGGCGGTGGTTTCGCTCAGAATGACGGCCACCGGCCGGATCAACGCCACGCTGGTCACCGTCTCGTCCGACCTGACCCGCATGGCCGCCATGTCCGGCCTGCCGGTGAATTGA
- a CDS encoding carbon-nitrogen hydrolase family protein, which yields MRDAFIRYRAAVVQAAPTLFDRDASTAQAVRLIGEAAAGGARLVLLPEAFVPGYPRGLSFGMRVGSRSAAGRLLWQTCWDNAVTVPGPAAEALGAACRAAGVQAAVGVVERDEAFSRGTLYCSLLHFGADGRLLGVHRKLKPTGAERLVWGEGDGSTLVVHDTPLGRIGGLVCWENYMPLARMVLYAQGVQVYLAPTADARDTWVATLRHIACEGRCFVLGANQYVTRAMYPPGLPGLEELDGQPETLCRGGSAIVSPMGDVLAGPLWDQAGILFADLDLGEVVRGKLDFDVAGHYARSDLFQLRVDTRPKPPVARRRVRGADTPGADAASDQETTRRQT from the coding sequence GTGCGCGACGCGTTCATCCGTTACCGGGCGGCCGTGGTCCAGGCCGCGCCAACGCTCTTCGACCGGGACGCCTCGACGGCGCAGGCGGTCCGGCTCATCGGCGAGGCGGCCGCCGGCGGCGCCCGGCTGGTGCTGCTCCCCGAGGCGTTCGTGCCCGGCTATCCGCGGGGGCTGAGCTTCGGGATGCGGGTGGGGAGCCGCAGCGCCGCGGGACGGCTCCTGTGGCAAACCTGCTGGGACAACGCCGTAACCGTGCCCGGCCCGGCGGCGGAGGCGCTCGGCGCGGCGTGCCGCGCGGCGGGCGTCCAGGCGGCGGTGGGCGTGGTGGAGCGCGACGAGGCGTTTAGCCGCGGCACGCTCTACTGCTCGCTGCTGCACTTCGGTGCGGACGGCCGGCTGCTCGGCGTGCACCGCAAGCTCAAGCCCACCGGCGCGGAGCGGCTGGTCTGGGGGGAAGGAGACGGCAGCACGCTCGTCGTCCACGACACGCCGCTCGGCCGCATCGGCGGCCTGGTCTGCTGGGAGAACTACATGCCGCTCGCGCGGATGGTGCTCTACGCCCAGGGGGTCCAGGTGTACCTGGCGCCCACCGCCGACGCCCGCGACACCTGGGTGGCCACACTCCGCCACATCGCCTGCGAGGGGCGGTGCTTCGTCCTGGGGGCCAACCAGTACGTCACGCGAGCCATGTATCCGCCGGGGCTCCCGGGGCTGGAGGAGCTCGACGGGCAGCCGGAGACACTGTGCCGCGGCGGCAGCGCCATCGTCTCGCCCATGGGGGATGTGCTCGCCGGGCCGCTGTGGGATCAGGCCGGAATCTTGTTCGCCGACCTGGATCTCGGCGAGGTGGTCCGGGGCAAGCTCGACTTCGATGTAGCCGGCCACTACGCCCGCTCCGACCTGTTCCAGCTTCGTGTCGACACCCGGCCGAAACCGCCGGTGGCGCGGCGACGTGTCCGCGGCGCCGACACTCCCGGCGCGGACGCGGCATCCGATCAGGAAACGACAAGGAGGCAAACATAA